The window AAGTTTGCTGAGGATCTGCTCCGGCGTCTGGCCAAGTTCGATACCCAGATGGTTGACCAGCTGTAATTTGCCTTGTTCGTCAATTCGCGCAAACAGCGACATCTCGGTATATGCCGGGCCGCGCTGTACCAACGAGCCGCCGGAGTTGTTGCAAATCCCACCAATCACCGATGCGCCAATGCATGAAGAGCCAATCACCGAATGCGGTTCGCGACCAAATGGCTTGAGTGCTTTTTCCAGCGAATAGAGCGTGGTGCCGGGATACGCCAGAACCTGTTCGCCTTTGCCGATGACGTGCAGTTTGTCGAGGCGCAGGGTGCTGATAATAACAATCTCGCGATCGTAGTCATTGCCGCTGGGCGTAGAGCCTTCGGTTAGCCCGGTGTTGGCGGCCTGCATCAGGATAATTTTGTCGGCGACGACGCAGGCGTTCAGCACACGCCACAGTTCCAGCAATGAGCCAGGAAAGACAACGGCTAACGCCTCGCCCTGACCTGAGCGGAAGCCCTTGCGATAGCGGGCCGTTTTAGACGGTTCGGTAAGCAGGTGCGAATGACCCACCAGACGGGCCAGTTCGTTAAGCAACGCTTTATTATCGGTTGTTGTAATGGAAGACATTCTCCACTCCTTGTGGTGGGCAAAAATATCAGAAACAAGCATAGCGCTCTGTATGACAATACGCTTTCTCATTCAGGTTGTCTCTGAATTGGCTGTGCTTCATTCATCCCGGATTTCAAAATTAGGAGAATAACCTTAGCTTTCTTTATCTCTCCCGTTTAGGCTTACGGCAAACTGCGGTTTTTGTTATATTTTCGCTGCCTCGTCGGGAAAAAATAAAGAGAGAATCAACATGAAATGGCTTTGTTCTGTAGGTATCGCGGTGAGCCTGGCGTTGCAGCCAGCGCTGGCGGACTCCTTGTTTGGTAACCATCCTCTGACCCCTGAAGCACGGGATGCATTTGTTACCGATTTACTCAAACAGATGACCGTCGATGAGAAGATCGGCCAATTACGTTTGATAAGCGTCGGGCCGGATAACCCGAAAGAAGCCATCCGTGAGATGATCAAAGACGGGCAAGTTGGGGCGATTTTTAACACCGTTACCCGCGAGGATATCCGTAAAATGCAGGATCAGGTGATGGAACTCAGCCGCCTGAAAATCCCTCTCTTTTTCGCCTATGACGTACTGCACGGTCAGCGCACCGTGTTCCCGATAAGCCTCGGTCTGGCGTCATCGTTTAATCTGGATGCGGTCAGAACGGTGGGGCGCGTTTCTGCCTATGAAGCCGCAGACGATGGCCTGAATATGACCTGGGCGCCAATGGTTGATGTCTCGCGCGATCCGCGCTGGGGACGCGCCTCAGAAGGTTTCGGGGAAGATACCTATTTGACTGCCACGATGGGTAAAACCATGGTCGAAGCGATGCAGGGTAAAAGCCCGGCCGATCGCTATTCGGTGATGACCAGCGTCAAACACTTCGCCGCCTATGGCGCGGTAGAAGGCGGAAAAGAGTACAACACCGTGGATATGAGTCCGCAGCGGTTGTTTAACGACTATATGCCACCGTACAAAGCCGGGTTAGACGCCGGGAGCGGGGCGGTGATGGTCGGTCTTAACTCGCTGAACGGCACCCCTGCGACTTCTGACGCCTGGCTGTTGAAAGATGTGCTGCGCGATGAGTGGGGCTTTAAAGGGATTACCGTTTCCGATCACGGCGCGATTAAAGAGCTGATCAAGCACGGCACCGCCTCCGATCCGGAAGACGCGGTGCGCGTGGCGATCAAGTCCGGCATTAACATGAGCATGAGCGATGAGTATTACAGTAAGTATCTACCGGGCCTGATTAAGTCAGGTAAGGTGACGATGGCTGAACTGGACGATGCCGCGCGTCATGTGCTGAACGTCAAATATGATATGGGGCTGTTTAACGATCCGTACAGCCATCTGGGGGCCAAAGAGACTGACCCGCAGGACACCAACGCGGAAAGCCGTTTACACCGTAAAGACGCGCGTGACGTTGCCCGCGAAAGTCTGGTACTGCTGAAAAACCGCCAGGAAACGTTGCCGTTGAAGAAATCGGGGACTGTGGCAGTCGTGGGACCACTGGCGGACAGCAAGCGTGATGTGATGGGCAGCTGGTCGGCAGCAGGCGTTGCCGAACAGTCAGTGACGGTTCTGACGGGCATTAAAAATGCGCTCGGCGATAAGGGCAAAGTGGTGTACGCCAAAGGGGCGAATATCACTAACGATAAAGGCATTGTCGACTTCCTCAATCTGTATGAAGAGGCGGTGAAAGTCGACCCACGCTCGCCGCAGGCCATGATTGATGAAGCGGTCAAGGCCGCGCAGCAGTCTGATGTGGTGGTCGCTGTGGTCGGTGAAGCGCAAGGTATGGCGCATGAAGCCTCCAGCCGGACCGATATCACGATTCCGCAAAGCCAGCGTGACCTGATTACCGCGCTGAAAGCCACCGGCAAGCCGCTGGTGCTGGTGCTGATGAACGGGCGTCCATTGGCGCTGGTGAAAGAAGACCAGCAGGCCGACGCGATTCTGGAAACCTGGTTTGCCGGGACGGAAGGCGGCAACGCCATTGCCGATGTCCTGTTTGGCGATTACAACCCGTCAGGTAAACTGCCGATGTCTTTCCCGCGCTCTGTCGGGCAGATCCCGGTCTATTACAGCCACCTGAATACCGGTCGTCCGTATAACGCCGATAAGCCGAACAAATACACCTCACGCTACTTTGACGAAGCCAACGGCCCGCTGTATCCCTTTGGCTATGGTCTGAGCTACACCACCTTTACCGTTTCTGATGTGAAGCTTTCTGCACCAACGATGAAGCGTGATGGAACGGTCACCGCCAGCGTGCAGGTTACCAACACCGGCAAACGCGAAGGAGCGACGGTGATTCAGATGTATTTACAGGATGTGACCGCTTCCATGAGTCGCCCTGTCAAACAGCTGAAAGGATTTGAGAAGGTGAATCTCAAACCGGGCGAGACGCAAACGGTCAGTTTCCCGATTGATATTGAGGCGCTGAAATACTGGAACCAGCGTATGCAATACGATGTGGAGCCGGGCAAATTCAACGTCTTTATCGGCGTAGATTCTGCCAGAGTGAAGCAGGGCGAGTTTGAACTGCTGTAATGATCAGGTGAATTTGCGTCAGACCTGATGGCTCCACACGTGTCAGGTCCATAGATTCATCCCCACCGGCAAAGCCCCTGAGGTTTTGCCGGTCTTTTTATATTTATCACCGAGTTACTGCTAATCCTTCCCTCCGTTACCCCTCAATTGCCAGGTTAAGGTCAGATTTTTCGACTATGCTTTTCCCTCTATGTCCTGAAAAGGACAGTCAAAGGATGAGGAGAGCAGCATGATAATCTCAAAGGTCTGGGCGGGCTCGCTGGCGCTGTTTGCCGCGATGAGCTTACCCCTGCAGGCCGCATCACCCGTCACGGTGGGATCAAAAATTGATACGGAAGGGGCGCTGCTCGGCAATATGATTTTGCAGGTGCTTGAAAGCCACGGCGTGAAAACCGTCAATAAAGTCCAGTTGGGAACCACACCAGTGGTGCGCGGGGCCATCACCTCCGGCGAACTGGATATTTACCCGGAATATACCGGAAACGGGGCTTTCTTCTTTAAAGATGAAAATGACCCGGCGTGGAAAAATGCGCAGGCCGGTTATGAAAAAGTCAAAAAACTGGATGCGGAACAGAACAAACTGGTCTGGCTAACGCCTGCGCCCGCTAATAACACCTGGACCATTGCCCTCCGTCAGGATGTCGCCGAAAAGAATAAGCTCGTTTCGCTGGCTGACCTGGGACGCTACCTGAAAGACGGCGGCACGTTCAAACTGGCCGCCTCGGCAGAGTTTATCGAACGTGCGGATGCGTTGCCTGCGTTTGAAAAAGCTTATGGATTTACGCTCAATCAAAATCAGCTTTTATCGCTGGCAGGGGGAGATACTGCTGTGACCATTAAAGCCGCTGCGCAGCAAACCTCAGGCGTCAATGCCGCGATGGCCTACGGGACCGACGGCCCTGTTGCGGCGCTGGGACTGCAAACGCTCAGCGATCCAAAAGGTGTCCAGCCGATCTATGCTCCTGCGCCAGTGGTGCGTGAATCAGTACTGCAGGCCTACCCACAAATGGCGGAATGGCTGCAGCCGGTCTTTGCCAGTCTCGATGAAAAAACGCTGCAACAGCTTAATGCCAGTATCGCCGTTGAAGGGCTGGATGCGAAAAAAGTCGCAGCAGATTACCTGAAGCAAAAAGGATGGGTGAAGTAACGGAGTTTGCATCAGGTGAGTGTTGTATCAACGATGTCTGTTAATCGAGTGCTGTTGCTGCTGGTATTTCTGCTAATGGCGGCAGCCGCGCTGCCTTTCATCAGTTATGCCCCCAATCGTCTGGTCTCTGGCGAAGGTCGACAACTCTGGGAACTCTGGCCCGGTTTTGCGTGGGGGCTGGCGGCGATGTTTCTGCTACTGGTGGCGCTGTGTTTTATCCCCGGTCGCGCCGGCAACGTGTTAACCCTGATCGTAGTGCAACTGCTGCTGATAGCGGCGTTGATTGCCGCCGGTAAAACGGCAAGCGGGCTGGCGCAGACGGGAAGTCCGCTGGCGAGAACCAGTCTGGGTAGCGGATTCTGGCTTGGGCTGGGACTGATGCTGCTGGCGCTCAGCGACGCGATTCGTCGTCTCACCGCGAGGCCACTGTGGCGTTGGTTACTGCATATGCACATTGCCATCGTCCCCGTTGCGCTGCTGCTGACCGGGATGTTCAACGACCTTTCGCTGCTCAAAGAGTATGCCAATCGTCAGGATGTCTTCGACGATGCGCTGGCGCAACATCTGACTATCCTGCTCGGAACCGTGCTGCCAGCGCTGGTGATTGGCATCCCGTTGGGCATCTGGTGCGCCTTCTCTACGTCGCGCCAGGGGCCGGTATTTGCCGTACTGAATATTATTCAGACCATTCCTTCCGTGGCGCTGTTTGGCCTGCTGATTGCCCCGCTTGCCGGGCTGGTTCAGCATTTTCCCTGGTTACGTGCATTGGGCATTGCCGGAACCGGGTTGGCCCCTGCGCTGATTGCGCTGGTGCTGTACGCGCTACTGCCGCTGGTGCGCGGCGTGGTGGCGGGGCTGAACCAGGTTCCTCTCGATGTGCTGGAAAGCGCCCGGGCAATGGGAATGAGCTCGCGTCAGCGCTTTTGTGCGGTACAACTCCCGCTGGCATTACCGGTCTTCTTGCGCAGTTTACGTGTCGTGATGGTGCAGACGGTGGGGATGGCCGTTATTGCCGCACTGATTGGCGCGGGGGGATTTGGCGCATTGGTTTTTCAGGGATTGCTCAGCAGTGCCGTCGATTTAGTACTACTGGGTGTCGTCCCGGTGGTGGTGCTGGCGGTGCTGATCGATGCCCTGTTTGATTTAGGTTTAGCTCTGCTGAAGGTGACCGTTGATGATTGAATTTAGCCATGTCTGTAAAACCTTTGGCC of the Citrobacter freundii genome contains:
- the bglX gene encoding beta-glucosidase BglX, which encodes MKWLCSVGIAVSLALQPALADSLFGNHPLTPEARDAFVTDLLKQMTVDEKIGQLRLISVGPDNPKEAIREMIKDGQVGAIFNTVTREDIRKMQDQVMELSRLKIPLFFAYDVLHGQRTVFPISLGLASSFNLDAVRTVGRVSAYEAADDGLNMTWAPMVDVSRDPRWGRASEGFGEDTYLTATMGKTMVEAMQGKSPADRYSVMTSVKHFAAYGAVEGGKEYNTVDMSPQRLFNDYMPPYKAGLDAGSGAVMVGLNSLNGTPATSDAWLLKDVLRDEWGFKGITVSDHGAIKELIKHGTASDPEDAVRVAIKSGINMSMSDEYYSKYLPGLIKSGKVTMAELDDAARHVLNVKYDMGLFNDPYSHLGAKETDPQDTNAESRLHRKDARDVARESLVLLKNRQETLPLKKSGTVAVVGPLADSKRDVMGSWSAAGVAEQSVTVLTGIKNALGDKGKVVYAKGANITNDKGIVDFLNLYEEAVKVDPRSPQAMIDEAVKAAQQSDVVVAVVGEAQGMAHEASSRTDITIPQSQRDLITALKATGKPLVLVLMNGRPLALVKEDQQADAILETWFAGTEGGNAIADVLFGDYNPSGKLPMSFPRSVGQIPVYYSHLNTGRPYNADKPNKYTSRYFDEANGPLYPFGYGLSYTTFTVSDVKLSAPTMKRDGTVTASVQVTNTGKREGATVIQMYLQDVTASMSRPVKQLKGFEKVNLKPGETQTVSFPIDIEALKYWNQRMQYDVEPGKFNVFIGVDSARVKQGEFELL
- the osmF gene encoding glycine betaine ABC transporter substrate-binding protein OsmF yields the protein MIISKVWAGSLALFAAMSLPLQAASPVTVGSKIDTEGALLGNMILQVLESHGVKTVNKVQLGTTPVVRGAITSGELDIYPEYTGNGAFFFKDENDPAWKNAQAGYEKVKKLDAEQNKLVWLTPAPANNTWTIALRQDVAEKNKLVSLADLGRYLKDGGTFKLAASAEFIERADALPAFEKAYGFTLNQNQLLSLAGGDTAVTIKAAAQQTSGVNAAMAYGTDGPVAALGLQTLSDPKGVQPIYAPAPVVRESVLQAYPQMAEWLQPVFASLDEKTLQQLNASIAVEGLDAKKVAADYLKQKGWVK
- a CDS encoding ABC transporter permease — its product is MSVNRVLLLLVFLLMAAAALPFISYAPNRLVSGEGRQLWELWPGFAWGLAAMFLLLVALCFIPGRAGNVLTLIVVQLLLIAALIAAGKTASGLAQTGSPLARTSLGSGFWLGLGLMLLALSDAIRRLTARPLWRWLLHMHIAIVPVALLLTGMFNDLSLLKEYANRQDVFDDALAQHLTILLGTVLPALVIGIPLGIWCAFSTSRQGPVFAVLNIIQTIPSVALFGLLIAPLAGLVQHFPWLRALGIAGTGLAPALIALVLYALLPLVRGVVAGLNQVPLDVLESARAMGMSSRQRFCAVQLPLALPVFLRSLRVVMVQTVGMAVIAALIGAGGFGALVFQGLLSSAVDLVLLGVVPVVVLAVLIDALFDLGLALLKVTVDD